Proteins encoded by one window of Lathyrus oleraceus cultivar Zhongwan6 chromosome 1, CAAS_Psat_ZW6_1.0, whole genome shotgun sequence:
- the LOC127138030 gene encoding protein GAMETE EXPRESSED 1, which produces MDDLRVPFFLLILLSFSLRCESWGWFSSSKESHSSERTYENQANFRGSSAEFSIEPFNDPKGIKLVENAKNKMAGSNACWQNAYRHLFAGCSEILASDDKRSRLAWHLSDCFQRDSGRASFPNCDSKTPIAKCLRNLDDLAHKVYLEFYLETNSICYQLQTHAFKHETERLVTELKSSAQYVEDKLDSIEEKSDNLLQNSKQISESLESVNTNTQLVAQTVKNVEGHIDVVLRHSESVYEQTTKIAASQSQLKEGQEDMKRSLEDGVALLKESYSYLGKEIDKLRDEAIEIENEVIKVGDTMSSKMNNLQNKAEDIGNMAGISLDKQQQLLDGQSTALKGLNSLNEVQFKALEESRKSLQYFAEYGHRQQEELLKGQEQIQGLHDKLMESSKTILSAQESFEAKQATMFVALDKLFALQNAMLLESRVIKAFFIYSISIFVIFMLTSTKLTYNIRPILYIEFCVALMVEVFIIRLINDNMEKQTWIINKVRLCFMLAGSVQLLYAICTYKDFEKMNHQMLLTLVNKINNFQNIQKMEETSWNFDDGDDDVDWSQWIDNDLSDDVNELDDPDFIIPEEVAENSISISPSTKKYNLRFRNRLY; this is translated from the exons ATGGATGATCTCAGAGTTCCATTTTTTCTTCTTATTTTGCTCTCTTTCTCATTAAGATGTGAATCATGGGGTTGGTTTTCATCATCCAAAGAGAGTCATTCTAGTGAGAGGACTTACGAAAATCAAGCAAATTTTAGAGGTTCTAGTGCTGAATTCTCAATTGAGCCTTTCAATGATCCAAAGGGAATAAAACTAGTAGAGAATGCTAAGAATAAAATGGCTGGATCAAATGCTTGCTGGCAAAATGCTTATAGACATCTTTTTGCTGGATGTTCTGAGATTTTGGCTTCCGATGACAAAAGATCTAGATTAGCTTGGCATTTAAGTGATTGTTTTCAAAGAGATTCTGGTAGAGCTTCCTTTCCTAATTGTGACTCAAAAACACCGATCGCTAAATGTCTGAGAAACTTAGATGATCTTGCTCATAAGGTTTATCTTGAATTCTACCTTGAAACCAACTCCATTTGCTATCAGTTACA GACACATGCGTTTAAACATGAAACTGAGAGGCTTGTGACTGAACTGAAAAGTTCTGCTCAGTATGTTGAGGATAAGTTAGATAGCATTGAAGAGAAATCAGATAATCTATTACAAAACTCAAAACAAATTTCCGAGTCTCTTGAATCCGTTAATACTAACACACAGCTAGTAGCACAAACTGTCAAGAATGTGGAGGGTCACATTGATGTGGTATTAAGACATTCTGAGAGTGTTTATGAGCAAACTACGAAAATTGCAGCATCGCAATCCCAACTAAAAGAAGGCCAAGAGGACATGAAGAGGAGTTTAGAGGACGGAGTAGCATTGCTTAAAGAATCTTATAGTTATTTGGGAAAGGAAATTGACAAGTTAAGAGATGAAGCCATTGAGATTGAGAATGAGGTGATTAAAGTAGGAGATACAATGTCATCGAAGATGAACAATCTTCAAAACAAAGCTGAAGATATTGGAAACATGGCAGGGATCTCTTTAGATAAACAACAACAACTTTTAGACGGACAATCCACCGCACTCAAGGGACTAAATTCATTGAATGAAGTTCAATTCAAAGCACTTGAAGAAAGCAG GAAAAGCCTGCAATATTTTGCAGAATATGGACATAGGCAACAAGAAGAGCTTCTAAAGGGACAGGAACAGATTCAAGGACTACATGATAAATTAATGGAGAGTTCAAAAACAATATTGTCTGCTCAG GAATCGTTTGAAGCAAAACAGGCCACTATGTTTGTTGCTTTGGATAAACTTTTTGCTTTGCAAAATGCCATGTTGCTTGAATCAAGAGTGATTAAAGCTTTCTTCATTTATTCAATATCAATCTTTGTCATCTTTATGTTGACTAGCACAAAACTAACTTATAATATCAGACCGATACTTTATATCG AGTTTTGTGTTGCTCTCATGGTTGAAGTATTCATTATTCGTTTGATAAATGATAACATGGAGAAACAAACATGGATAATCAACAAAGTCAGACTATGTTTCATGCTAGCCGGTTCAGTTCAACTATTATATGCAATATGCACATACAA AGACTTTGAAAAGATGAACCATCAAATGCTACTGACACTAGTTAACAAGATTAACAACTTTCAAAACATTCAAAAAATGGAAGAGACTTCTTGGAACTTTGACGATGGTGATGACGATGTGGATTGGTCTCAATGGATAGATAATGATTTATCTGATGATGTCAATGAGCTGGATGATCCCGACTTTATAATTCCAGAAGAAGTTGCAGAGAATTCGATCTCAATCTCTCCGAGTACAAAAAAGTATAATCTACGCTTCCGCAACCGATTATATTGA